The following proteins come from a genomic window of bacterium:
- a CDS encoding LptF/LptG family permease — translation MSILDRYILRFFLGFFFLALSICLCIVLVIPFVEELDTIIANRVPFKVMFLYLLYSVPTVFVQVIPMVVLLAILLALIGLNRHQELLAMQASGIGLPRLLVFVMVLICGIAAVTWYIDENICPYTFQQSKFIKTELMERKPPVPYLRKEQLWIRCEPHSLLSIGLIHRTGTRLLQVTWIKLSADETRITDRLDANDLLWNQAEQKWFVTTGSLRQFNESGDLIGETVVNNFPIEFPFQPTDLKQFAFHPSEFNTQQLKQYVEFIRASGLNANDYLVDFYLKYTNFISPIILALLGIAYGTILAPKTATKRFAIAILLAIGYYLSLLLMRHLGRAGVIYPFFSAMVVPLTFLLWSLYRIYRNSYS, via the coding sequence ATGTCTATTCTTGATCGATATATTCTTCGGTTTTTCCTTGGATTCTTCTTTCTCGCACTTTCCATCTGCTTATGTATCGTGCTGGTTATTCCTTTTGTTGAAGAGCTTGATACTATTATTGCCAATCGAGTTCCGTTTAAGGTCATGTTCTTATATCTGCTTTATTCAGTTCCAACTGTTTTCGTTCAGGTTATTCCCATGGTAGTTTTATTAGCTATATTGCTCGCATTAATCGGACTGAATCGACATCAAGAGTTGCTTGCTATGCAAGCAAGCGGAATCGGATTACCGCGTCTGTTGGTGTTCGTAATGGTATTGATTTGCGGGATTGCGGCGGTTACTTGGTATATTGATGAAAATATCTGTCCATATACATTTCAGCAATCGAAATTTATCAAGACCGAACTAATGGAACGAAAACCACCGGTTCCTTACCTCAGGAAAGAACAGTTGTGGATTCGATGTGAACCGCATTCGCTATTGAGTATAGGATTAATTCATCGAACCGGAACCCGGTTATTGCAAGTGACCTGGATTAAACTTTCCGCTGATGAAACAAGAATAACCGACCGGCTAGACGCAAACGATTTACTTTGGAATCAGGCAGAACAGAAATGGTTTGTTACAACCGGTTCACTTCGTCAGTTTAATGAATCCGGTGATTTAATCGGAGAAACGGTGGTAAATAATTTTCCAATAGAATTTCCATTTCAACCGACCGACCTCAAACAATTCGCATTCCATCCTTCAGAATTTAACACCCAGCAGTTAAAACAATATGTTGAATTTATTCGCGCAAGCGGATTAAATGCTAATGATTATCTCGTAGATTTTTACCTTAAATATACCAATTTCATTTCTCCGATTATTCTCGCTCTGCTGGGAATAGCGTATGGAACTATTCTCGCGCCCAAGACTGCAACGAAACGGTTCGCTATAGCGATTTTGTTAGCCATAGGCTATTATTTAAGTTTATTATTGATGCGTCATCTCGGTCGCGCGGGTGTGATTTATCCATTTTTTAGTGCCATGGTAGTACCATTAACGTTCTTGCTCTGGTCGCTCTATCGCATTTATCGCAATAGTTATAGTTAA
- a CDS encoding PfkB family carbohydrate kinase, whose product MMNHSNPLVITVTLNPLIDKTVYVDKLVPGKIHRAICGPEIVGGKGINVSRAVKRLGGDSIAITFIGGEIGTHLSTLLHQERIPSRFVRTITPTRLQISILEQSNNKSTSIIFPNTGVSQEELDTLLFELSNLLVRQNKKSILVISGSAPSGDMDTSIKKIIHMANKFKIKTILDSYGTAFARALSERPFCVRQNRKEAELYFNHRLTHQGDILDAIAEYFKLGIKFAIITSGANAVYAGYNGYFWKVTPPKVTTVNPTGSGDAMTASIALDLLTIDASDLSLKQAERILIKSVAAGAANATVWLPCDITKKMVTELTPKVKIKRVV is encoded by the coding sequence ATGATGAACCACTCTAACCCATTAGTTATTACTGTAACTCTAAACCCACTGATTGATAAAACGGTCTATGTTGATAAACTTGTTCCTGGGAAGATACATCGGGCAATATGTGGTCCAGAAATAGTTGGGGGAAAAGGAATCAATGTATCCCGAGCGGTTAAACGGTTAGGCGGCGATTCAATTGCAATAACCTTTATTGGCGGCGAGATCGGTACCCATTTATCAACGCTCCTTCATCAGGAAAGGATACCATCGCGCTTCGTCAGAACGATAACTCCAACTCGTCTACAAATATCAATTCTTGAACAAAGCAATAATAAATCAACGTCTATAATTTTTCCAAATACTGGAGTCTCGCAAGAAGAATTAGATACATTATTATTTGAATTATCAAATCTACTTGTTAGGCAGAATAAAAAGTCTATTCTGGTTATTTCAGGGAGCGCACCATCAGGAGATATGGATACTTCGATAAAAAAAATTATTCATATGGCTAATAAATTCAAAATTAAAACTATTCTTGATAGTTATGGAACGGCGTTTGCAAGAGCATTATCCGAGCGGCCATTTTGCGTTAGACAGAATCGCAAAGAAGCGGAATTATACTTCAATCATAGGTTAACTCATCAAGGTGATATACTTGACGCTATCGCCGAATATTTTAAATTAGGAATTAAATTTGCTATCATAACCTCTGGAGCTAATGCGGTTTATGCCGGATATAACGGTTATTTCTGGAAAGTTACCCCACCTAAAGTTACTACCGTTAATCCTACTGGTTCAGGCGATGCGATGACTGCAAGTATTGCGTTAGATTTATTAACGATTGATGCTTCTGATTTATCTTTGAAACAGGCTGAACGAATCCTTATAAAATCAGTTGCTGCCGGTGCAGCAAATGCTACGGTCTGGTTACCCTGCGATATAACCAAGAAAATGGTAACCGAATTAACCCCGAAAGTTAAGATTAAACGGGTGGTTTAA
- a CDS encoding tetratricopeptide repeat protein, protein MRISKTILIWLTILVGTFGCNKVYYRVKRNIQPDNVSQALAHYEQGLTFERNGDTELAIKEYTKANELSPRPAAYYRLGLIYAAKAEYSRAIAQFEKALELVPTYFAAQQELNRIKSLSR, encoded by the coding sequence ATGCGGATAAGTAAAACAATACTGATATGGTTAACGATTTTAGTTGGAACTTTTGGATGTAACAAGGTATATTATCGGGTAAAACGGAATATTCAACCAGATAATGTCTCCCAAGCGTTAGCGCACTATGAACAAGGATTAACCTTTGAACGAAACGGAGATACCGAGTTAGCAATTAAAGAATATACTAAAGCTAATGAACTTTCTCCACGACCTGCTGCGTATTATCGGCTTGGCTTAATCTATGCGGCAAAAGCGGAGTACTCGAGGGCAATCGCTCAGTTCGAAAAAGCACTTGAACTTGTTCCTACCTATTTCGCTGCTCAACAAGAACTTAATCGCATTAAAAGTTTATCTCGTTAA
- the pyrH gene encoding UMP kinase yields MSVAEPKYKRVLLKLSGEALLGDQEYGIDGTVLDSIADEIAEIKELEVQLGIVIGGGNIFRGVSASKTGMDRVSADYIGMLATVINALSLQDALEHRAIKTRVMSAIEMQKLCEPYIRRRAVRHLEKGRVVIFAAGTGNPFFTTDTAAALRAEEIGAEVILKATRVDGVYTSDPEKDKSAQLFSDVSYQEVLTRGLQVMDLTAITMCVESKIPIIVFNLKQYGNIKRVILGEPVGTLVHSSEDNTH; encoded by the coding sequence ATGTCAGTTGCTGAACCTAAATATAAACGCGTTTTATTAAAGTTAAGTGGAGAAGCGTTGCTCGGTGACCAAGAGTATGGAATCGATGGAACCGTATTAGATTCTATAGCGGATGAAATTGCGGAAATAAAAGAACTTGAGGTTCAGCTTGGGATTGTTATCGGTGGTGGGAATATCTTTCGTGGAGTGTCAGCATCAAAAACCGGAATGGACCGCGTTTCAGCTGATTATATCGGAATGTTAGCTACCGTAATCAATGCGTTATCGTTGCAGGATGCATTAGAACATCGGGCAATAAAAACGCGCGTAATGTCGGCGATAGAAATGCAGAAACTTTGTGAACCGTATATTCGGCGACGCGCAGTGCGTCATTTAGAAAAAGGACGCGTGGTGATTTTTGCTGCCGGAACTGGGAATCCGTTTTTCACCACGGATACTGCAGCGGCGTTGCGGGCAGAAGAAATCGGGGCAGAAGTGATTCTTAAAGCGACCCGAGTTGATGGCGTTTATACCAGTGATCCGGAAAAAGATAAATCAGCACAACTATTCAGCGATGTATCCTATCAGGAAGTATTGACACGCGGATTGCAAGTAATGGATTTAACTGCGATAACAATGTGTGTAGAATCAAAAATTCCGATTATTGTTTTTAATCTAAAACAATACGGGAATATCAAACGAGTGATTTTAGGTGAACCAGTCGGTACCTTAGTACATTCATCAGAAGACAACACACATTAA
- the tsf gene encoding translation elongation factor Ts → MSIVIDATAVKNLRERTGAGMMECKQALVEAKGNVDEAIDILRKKGAMQAAKKSGRIAADGLIDTYLSPDAQLGVLLELNSETDFVAKTDQFKALLKQLINEVVAKGYTTVAEVPTEPITALIATLGENITLSRFVKYQVEDNRGIVDSYIHPGNKLGVMLELKTQSSDAAKHPALKTLAHELAMQIAAASPEYISRAEIPQAVLDKELEIYKEQARQEGKPEKILDKIAQGKLSKFYSQVCLLEQLYIRDQNITVEKVIQKTAQEVGEPITISRFVRYKIGETK, encoded by the coding sequence ATGTCAATAGTTATCGATGCTACAGCGGTAAAAAACTTGCGGGAAAGAACCGGTGCTGGAATGATGGAATGTAAACAAGCACTGGTCGAAGCAAAGGGAAATGTAGATGAAGCGATTGATATCTTGCGGAAAAAAGGGGCTATGCAAGCGGCAAAAAAATCCGGTCGGATAGCTGCGGATGGATTGATTGATACTTATTTGAGTCCCGATGCGCAACTCGGGGTTTTGTTAGAATTAAATTCAGAAACCGATTTCGTAGCAAAAACAGACCAGTTTAAAGCATTATTGAAACAATTAATTAATGAGGTAGTTGCAAAAGGGTATACGACTGTTGCGGAAGTTCCTACTGAGCCGATAACCGCGCTCATTGCGACATTAGGGGAAAATATCACTCTATCCCGTTTCGTTAAATACCAAGTGGAAGATAACCGTGGGATTGTAGATAGTTATATCCATCCGGGAAATAAGCTCGGGGTTATGCTTGAATTAAAAACCCAGAGTTCTGACGCAGCTAAACATCCTGCATTGAAAACGTTAGCCCATGAATTAGCGATGCAAATCGCCGCAGCATCACCCGAGTATATCTCACGCGCAGAGATTCCACAAGCGGTGCTCGATAAAGAACTTGAAATTTATAAAGAGCAAGCTCGGCAGGAAGGAAAACCCGAGAAAATTCTGGATAAAATTGCTCAGGGGAAGTTAAGTAAATTTTATAGTCAAGTTTGTCTACTCGAACAGTTATATATTCGCGACCAGAATATAACGGTAGAAAAAGTTATCCAGAAAACCGCACAAGAGGTTGGTGAACCGATAACCATATCGCGATTTGTCCGGTACAAAATTGGGGAAACAAAATAA
- a CDS encoding aspartate 1-decarboxylase — protein sequence MYRTMLKSKLHGAIVTECNLHYEGSISIDENLIKAADLLPGELVHVLNINNAERFETYVIKAKAGSGTIGLNGAAARLVQVGDELILLAYGQYSPEELKQYKPVIIHLDKKNRILRKK from the coding sequence ATGTATCGAACGATGTTAAAATCGAAACTGCACGGCGCAATTGTTACCGAGTGTAACCTCCATTATGAAGGAAGCATCTCGATAGATGAAAACCTTATAAAAGCTGCGGATTTGTTGCCCGGAGAACTTGTTCATGTATTGAACATCAACAATGCGGAACGGTTTGAAACCTATGTGATTAAAGCGAAAGCAGGTTCAGGCACAATCGGATTGAACGGTGCTGCGGCTCGACTTGTGCAGGTCGGTGATGAGCTTATTCTGCTGGCGTATGGCCAATATTCACCAGAAGAATTAAAACAATATAAACCCGTGATTATTCATTTAGATAAAAAGAATCGAATCTTGCGAAAAAAATAA
- a CDS encoding HD domain-containing protein, translated as MKPKLMQLLQNMDIVNIVDPIERKRAYTLAIKEYIKGEKARIYQWHLAKATGKDIVTATTALIDEVILAVFELVVKDELGIDGQVSDCAVLATGGYGRGEMNPCSDIDLLFLYAIPKSNVKSTESVPVAIPERTQKIARGILYYLWDVGFQLGHSLKSIDECLSNATSDVIAKTAFMESRFLAGNIDLFASLKRQLFHQLFSIKKLEEYIFAKLDAMYHRHQEYGNSIYQQEPNVKESCGGLRDFHTAIWIAQARFGIQSFDELQHQGIITEAERKEIETAVDFLWRVRNHLHYLTGKKRDSLTFDLQEQIATVMGYTDDLTGSAVEQFMRHYYLFARDIAEFTEIIIHRSYPMNRFRTATRSRMKPQELEPGIRLADGEISLTEPNRLLNTPQLVLRLFYQAQRKNCPISIATKTILRQRIAEIDHQVFLGKDGLKTFRQMLRGKGNLGYALRTMHELGILERIIPEFGALTCLVRQDIHHQYTVDEHSIRAVEYLQELKHKPNDASMQRFGDGSPIHLFARSSEQKVAQPVESAVMVARQIYQELNESEVLILATLLHDIGKSHTTNTEVSTDENEHTANSLKVLPQILDRLHIQPEKRDLIYFLIQHHLLMSDIAQHRDFDEDRILRQFANLVGDSYHLKLLFLITYADMRAVGPQVWNHWKSALLLGLYHRTLAKLEGKEIIESDEQQAIEELKTELITQYKDTVTTEEITEHFRLMPIRYLLGTAPAKIIEHIQLVRKLLTPVSPAGLRLPRKELALIQPELPAGSPVSVTAVSHNFQLGYTDIIICTFDAPGVFSKITGTLAAKMLNILSAQIYTRADGIVLDTIQIDQRSASWTEDQYWWQEIDDELNAVISGKKDIEKIIAIRRRQEMLKPIRTFRIPTEIELNPDISDTQTVIDIRTQDRLGLLYQLTSTMSSLGLNITSARIATYGARAVDVFYVTDRNGNKITDPSQLNQIKLGLLDSLQS; from the coding sequence ATGAAACCCAAATTAATGCAGTTATTACAAAACATGGACATCGTGAATATAGTTGACCCGATAGAACGGAAACGCGCATATACGCTCGCAATTAAAGAATATATTAAAGGCGAAAAAGCACGGATCTATCAATGGCATCTCGCCAAAGCTACCGGGAAAGATATCGTTACGGCTACCACTGCGCTGATTGATGAAGTTATTCTTGCGGTGTTCGAACTCGTAGTCAAAGATGAATTGGGTATTGATGGACAAGTATCCGACTGTGCAGTACTTGCTACTGGCGGATATGGACGTGGCGAAATGAATCCTTGTTCAGATATTGACTTATTATTTTTATATGCAATACCAAAATCCAATGTAAAATCAACTGAATCCGTTCCAGTAGCTATCCCAGAAAGAACACAAAAAATCGCTCGTGGTATCTTATATTATCTCTGGGACGTAGGTTTTCAACTGGGACATAGTTTAAAATCTATTGACGAGTGTTTATCTAATGCTACTTCAGATGTGATTGCAAAAACCGCATTTATGGAGTCACGGTTTCTTGCAGGAAATATCGATTTGTTTGCCAGTTTAAAACGGCAGCTATTCCATCAACTGTTTTCCATAAAAAAATTAGAAGAATATATTTTCGCCAAACTAGATGCGATGTATCATCGACATCAGGAATATGGAAATTCGATATATCAACAAGAACCGAATGTTAAAGAAAGTTGTGGTGGTTTACGCGATTTCCATACCGCAATCTGGATCGCTCAAGCACGGTTCGGAATACAATCCTTCGATGAGTTACAACATCAAGGGATTATTACCGAAGCAGAACGAAAAGAAATTGAAACTGCAGTGGATTTTCTCTGGCGGGTACGCAATCATCTCCATTATCTTACTGGGAAAAAACGTGATAGTCTAACGTTCGACCTTCAAGAACAAATTGCTACGGTTATGGGATATACTGATGATTTAACAGGCAGTGCGGTAGAACAATTCATGCGACATTATTATCTTTTTGCGCGAGATATCGCCGAATTTACCGAAATAATTATTCACCGTTCTTACCCAATGAACCGATTTCGTACCGCAACCCGTTCCCGCATGAAACCGCAAGAACTTGAACCGGGTATACGACTTGCTGATGGCGAAATTAGTTTGACTGAACCGAACCGATTACTTAATACTCCACAGTTGGTGCTCCGTCTATTTTATCAAGCTCAACGGAAAAATTGCCCGATTAGTATCGCAACGAAAACTATCCTTCGTCAGCGAATCGCGGAGATAGACCATCAAGTTTTTTTAGGAAAAGACGGACTTAAAACATTTCGACAGATGCTTCGCGGGAAAGGTAATTTAGGATATGCGTTACGAACAATGCATGAACTCGGTATTCTCGAGCGGATAATCCCAGAATTCGGTGCATTAACGTGCTTGGTACGGCAGGATATCCATCATCAGTATACTGTGGATGAACATAGTATTCGCGCGGTTGAATATCTGCAGGAATTAAAACACAAGCCGAATGATGCTTCAATGCAGCGATTCGGAGATGGTTCACCCATTCATCTATTCGCTCGTTCTTCTGAACAAAAAGTTGCTCAGCCAGTTGAATCTGCGGTTATGGTAGCTCGGCAAATATATCAGGAATTAAATGAATCAGAAGTTTTAATTCTTGCAACATTACTCCACGATATTGGCAAATCGCATACTACGAATACTGAAGTTAGCACTGATGAAAATGAACATACTGCGAACTCCCTGAAGGTGCTTCCCCAGATACTAGATCGGCTTCATATTCAGCCCGAGAAACGAGATTTGATTTATTTTCTCATCCAGCATCATCTTCTGATGTCGGATATAGCACAGCATCGCGATTTTGATGAAGATCGCATATTACGTCAGTTCGCTAACCTTGTTGGCGATAGCTATCATTTGAAACTGTTATTTTTAATTACGTATGCGGACATGCGTGCGGTTGGTCCGCAAGTATGGAACCATTGGAAATCCGCATTATTACTAGGGTTATATCATCGGACTCTGGCAAAACTAGAGGGAAAAGAAATTATCGAAAGTGACGAACAGCAAGCGATTGAAGAACTGAAAACCGAATTAATCACGCAATATAAGGACACCGTGACGACTGAGGAAATAACTGAGCATTTCCGGTTGATGCCGATTCGATATCTACTCGGAACGGCACCAGCGAAAATTATTGAACATATTCAACTGGTTCGAAAACTACTTACACCGGTTTCACCAGCGGGATTACGCTTACCCAGAAAAGAATTAGCGTTGATTCAGCCGGAATTGCCAGCGGGAAGTCCGGTATCCGTTACTGCAGTTTCACATAATTTCCAGCTCGGATATACTGATATCATAATTTGTACTTTTGATGCTCCGGGAGTGTTCAGCAAAATTACTGGTACTTTAGCAGCGAAAATGTTAAATATTTTAAGTGCACAAATTTATACTCGAGCTGATGGAATTGTTCTCGATACAATCCAAATTGACCAACGGAGCGCAAGCTGGACTGAAGACCAATATTGGTGGCAGGAGATTGATGATGAATTGAATGCGGTCATTTCTGGGAAGAAAGATATAGAAAAAATTATTGCTATCCGTCGGCGACAGGAAATGCTGAAACCGATACGCACATTCCGAATCCCAACTGAAATCGAGTTGAACCCTGATATTTCAGATACACAGACTGTAATTGATATCCGAACCCAAGACCGACTCGGATTACTCTACCAGCTAACCAGTACGATGTCTTCATTGGGGTTAAATATCACTTCCGCACGAATTGCTACGTATGGCGCTCGAGCGGTAGACGTTTTTTATGTTACCGACCGCAACGGAAATAAAATTACTGATCCGAGTCAACTCAATCAGATTAAACTCGGGTTATTGGATTCATTGCAATCATAA
- a CDS encoding phosphatidate cytidylyltransferase, whose protein sequence is MHIRGDSARVILNHQPIRRIVTGVIFIPILVFCLLSNQIWWLTGIVTMVALWGINEFYNLVARKGIMPFRKFGTLMVLLFCLNGPIWLRFATPVQLIVVLILGSFLLALIRLNPDNNHSILRISTTVIGVLYIALPLGLMLYIWQIPRGGFYLLWLIAITWMCDTGAYAIGSVFGKHKLCPTISPNKTIEGCLGGLGFGILAGWVVQWIITRYFTSYLFPSVLMLLYAAGIALTAQLGDLAESVLKREVGVKDSGNTYTGHGGMLDIIDSLLFTIPVLYLILKIYY, encoded by the coding sequence ATGCATATCAGGGGGGATTCTGCCCGAGTGATACTCAACCACCAGCCGATACGTCGAATTGTTACCGGAGTTATCTTTATTCCAATCCTGGTGTTTTGTCTATTGTCCAATCAGATTTGGTGGTTAACTGGAATAGTGACTATGGTAGCACTCTGGGGAATAAATGAATTTTATAATCTCGTTGCCAGAAAAGGAATAATGCCCTTTCGAAAATTCGGGACGTTAATGGTTTTACTGTTCTGTCTTAATGGGCCGATATGGCTGAGATTTGCTACGCCAGTACAATTAATAGTTGTGCTTATTCTCGGGAGTTTTTTATTAGCGCTGATTCGCCTTAATCCAGATAATAATCATTCGATACTACGGATTTCAACGACGGTTATCGGTGTACTCTATATTGCTCTTCCGTTAGGATTAATGCTATATATCTGGCAAATTCCCCGAGGCGGATTTTATTTACTATGGCTGATTGCTATAACCTGGATGTGTGATACAGGGGCGTATGCTATCGGGAGTGTATTCGGAAAGCATAAACTTTGTCCAACGATAAGTCCCAATAAGACAATCGAAGGTTGTTTAGGTGGGCTTGGTTTCGGAATCCTTGCTGGTTGGGTAGTGCAGTGGATTATAACCCGATATTTTACGAGTTATTTATTCCCTTCGGTATTAATGTTGCTTTATGCTGCAGGAATAGCTCTCACTGCGCAACTAGGGGACTTAGCGGAATCCGTGCTAAAACGAGAAGTTGGAGTTAAAGATTCGGGCAACACTTACACCGGACACGGTGGTATGCTTGATATTATTGATAGTCTTCTCTTTACTATCCCGGTTTTATACCTAATTCTTAAAATATATTATTAA
- a CDS encoding isoprenyl transferase → MTNASVSNHSPSTLLAEIDKTRLPKHIAIIMDGNGRWATQRHLPRIEGHRAGIKSVREVVEAGCELGIGVITLYTFSIENWKRPTTEIRFLMRLMEQFLYDEIEEMNQNGVRLLITGRTERVPDFVLKAMEIAQNKTQHNSKLILNLAFNYSGRAEIIDAIKKLVIDIQNQKIHPAEVNEQVFGKYLYAPELPDPDLCIRTSGELRISNFLLWEMAYTELWYTEVLWPDFRREHLYQAILDFQRRERRFGQVSQSSDL, encoded by the coding sequence ATGACTAATGCAAGCGTATCCAATCATTCGCCTTCGACTTTACTTGCCGAAATAGATAAAACCCGATTGCCTAAGCATATAGCGATTATTATGGATGGAAACGGACGCTGGGCGACCCAACGGCATCTACCGCGCATTGAAGGACATCGGGCGGGAATAAAATCTGTTCGCGAAGTTGTAGAAGCAGGTTGCGAGCTCGGTATCGGAGTAATAACTCTATATACTTTTTCTATAGAGAATTGGAAACGGCCAACAACAGAAATACGATTTCTAATGCGGTTAATGGAACAATTTCTCTACGATGAAATCGAAGAAATGAATCAAAATGGCGTGCGGCTGCTGATTACCGGTCGAACTGAACGAGTACCGGATTTTGTGTTAAAAGCGATGGAAATCGCCCAGAATAAAACGCAACATAATAGTAAATTAATCCTCAATCTAGCGTTTAATTATAGTGGTCGCGCAGAAATAATTGATGCAATAAAAAAACTTGTTATCGATATTCAGAACCAAAAGATTCACCCAGCTGAAGTAAATGAACAAGTGTTTGGAAAATATCTCTATGCTCCAGAATTGCCTGATCCAGATTTATGTATTCGAACCAGCGGTGAATTGCGTATCAGTAATTTTCTGCTCTGGGAAATGGCATATACTGAATTATGGTATACGGAAGTGCTCTGGCCAGATTTTCGCCGGGAACATTTATATCAGGCAATTTTAGACTTTCAACGTCGGGAACGACGTTTTGGACAGGTGTCGCAATCGAGCGATTTGTAA
- the frr gene encoding ribosome recycling factor: MPIDPLLKETEEKMLKAVENAKYEFSKIRTGRATTALLDPIHVEAYGGTMTIKQIANVSIPDPRTLAIQPWDVSLLGAIEKAILKSDLGITPNNDGKIIRIVLPQLTEERRHDLVKVVRKLAEEGRIAVRSIRRHTVETLKKLEKEGKLPEDEGKHNEKKVQELHDKYIKLIDEALAKKEAEIMEV; this comes from the coding sequence ATGCCAATAGATCCTTTATTGAAAGAGACGGAAGAAAAAATGCTTAAAGCGGTAGAAAATGCAAAATATGAATTCAGTAAAATCCGCACTGGTCGTGCAACCACCGCGTTATTAGACCCGATTCATGTCGAAGCTTATGGCGGAACAATGACCATAAAACAAATTGCGAATGTATCAATACCGGACCCACGGACGTTAGCAATTCAACCCTGGGATGTGAGTCTGCTTGGTGCAATTGAAAAAGCGATTTTAAAGTCCGACCTCGGGATTACCCCGAATAACGATGGGAAAATAATTCGGATAGTTCTACCGCAATTGACTGAGGAACGACGCCATGATTTAGTTAAAGTTGTCCGAAAACTAGCGGAAGAAGGGCGAATTGCGGTGCGGTCTATTCGCCGGCATACCGTTGAAACGTTAAAAAAACTGGAAAAAGAAGGGAAACTTCCAGAAGATGAGGGTAAACATAACGAAAAGAAAGTCCAAGAATTACACGATAAATATATTAAACTTATTGATGAAGCTCTAGCGAAAAAAGAAGCGGAAATTATGGAAGTATAG
- the rpsB gene encoding 30S ribosomal protein S2, producing the protein MTSSTPVISMKEFLEAGVHFGHQTRRWNPKMSRYIFGERNGIYIIDLKKTMKMFMDACKVVRETVAAGEEVLFVGTKKQAQETIREEATRCGMPYVNTRWLGGMLTNFTTISKGIKRLIELEQMEQDGSLQLRTKKEAAQLMKEKNRLLKNLGGVKQMQRLPGLLFIVDPHTEQIAVHEANRLGIPTVAIVDTNCDPDQITYVIPANDDAIRSVKLITSKIADAVLEGKAVLEKTISEQVEGVSTPETMSTEEKPVSGELPPEISEEMFKEEELEFLEEFDSAKQVVKIKSPKKKTV; encoded by the coding sequence ATGACCAGTAGTACCCCAGTAATATCAATGAAGGAGTTTTTAGAAGCCGGAGTCCATTTTGGCCATCAAACCAGACGGTGGAACCCGAAAATGAGTCGGTATATTTTCGGAGAACGAAATGGTATCTATATCATTGATTTGAAGAAGACAATGAAAATGTTTATGGATGCCTGTAAAGTGGTTCGAGAAACAGTGGCTGCCGGTGAAGAAGTATTATTTGTTGGTACGAAAAAACAAGCGCAGGAAACTATTCGTGAAGAAGCGACCCGATGCGGGATGCCGTATGTCAACACGCGTTGGCTAGGAGGTATGCTCACGAATTTTACTACCATTAGTAAGGGAATTAAACGGCTGATTGAATTAGAGCAGATGGAACAAGATGGTAGCTTACAATTGCGCACGAAAAAAGAAGCTGCGCAATTGATGAAAGAAAAAAATCGGTTATTAAAAAATCTCGGTGGGGTTAAACAGATGCAACGGCTACCTGGACTATTGTTTATTGTTGACCCGCATACGGAACAAATTGCGGTGCATGAAGCGAACCGACTCGGAATTCCAACGGTAGCTATCGTTGATACCAATTGCGACCCTGACCAGATAACGTATGTTATTCCAGCGAATGATGATGCAATTCGGTCGGTGAAACTTATTACCTCAAAAATTGCTGATGCTGTGCTTGAAGGGAAAGCTGTGCTTGAGAAAACTATTTCAGAGCAGGTTGAAGGTGTGTCAACTCCGGAGACAATGAGTACTGAAGAGAAACCAGTTTCAGGCGAACTGCCACCCGAAATATCTGAAGAGATGTTTAAAGAAGAAGAACTTGAATTTCTAGAAGAATTTGATTCAGCAAAACAAGTGGTTAAAATTAAATCACCAAAGAAAAAAACGGTATAA